The Leifsonia williamsii genome includes a region encoding these proteins:
- a CDS encoding cystathionine gamma-synthase — MTDAHNADGFATRAIHVGQEFDPTTGAIIPPIYQTSTFVQDGIGGLRGGYEYGRAGNPTRTALETLLASLEGGVRALSFASGLAAEDALIRAALTPGDHIVLGNDVYGGTHRLIERIHGAWGIRNTTVDLADLDAVRTALATEGTRMLWIETPSNPLMKVSDLAALVTLGHEAGAVVVVDNTFASPALQQPLSFGADVVVHSTTKYLGGHSDVIGGALVFAGEELAEKAQFIQFAAGAVSAPLDAWLTVRGIKTLDVRMKRHSENAQAIAEALVGHPGVDAVYYPGLPTHPGHELAAAQMSGFGGMLSVALSGGAPAARRFAESTRVFQLAESLGGVESLIGYPSEMTHASVRGTALEVPDNIVRLSVGIEDVADLLADVEQAVGA, encoded by the coding sequence ATGACTGACGCCCACAACGCCGACGGCTTCGCGACCCGCGCCATCCACGTCGGACAGGAGTTCGACCCGACGACCGGCGCGATCATCCCGCCGATCTACCAGACCTCGACCTTCGTCCAGGACGGGATCGGCGGGTTGCGCGGCGGCTACGAGTACGGCCGCGCCGGCAACCCGACGCGCACCGCTCTCGAGACCCTGCTCGCCTCGCTCGAAGGCGGCGTGCGGGCGCTGTCGTTCGCCTCCGGGCTCGCCGCGGAGGATGCGCTGATCCGCGCCGCACTGACCCCGGGCGATCACATCGTGCTCGGGAACGACGTGTACGGCGGGACGCACCGGCTGATCGAGCGGATCCACGGCGCGTGGGGCATCCGCAACACCACGGTCGATCTCGCCGACCTCGATGCGGTGCGCACGGCGCTCGCCACCGAGGGCACGCGGATGCTCTGGATCGAGACGCCGAGCAACCCGCTGATGAAGGTCAGCGATCTGGCGGCGCTCGTGACGCTCGGCCACGAGGCCGGCGCCGTGGTGGTCGTGGACAACACCTTCGCCTCGCCGGCTCTGCAGCAGCCGCTGTCGTTCGGAGCCGATGTCGTGGTGCACTCCACGACGAAGTACCTCGGCGGCCACTCCGACGTGATCGGCGGCGCCCTGGTCTTCGCGGGGGAGGAGCTGGCCGAGAAGGCGCAGTTCATCCAGTTCGCCGCGGGCGCGGTCTCCGCCCCGCTCGATGCGTGGCTCACCGTCCGCGGCATCAAGACGCTGGACGTGCGGATGAAGCGGCACAGCGAGAACGCCCAGGCGATCGCCGAGGCGCTGGTGGGTCACCCGGGAGTCGACGCCGTCTACTACCCGGGCCTGCCGACGCACCCCGGTCATGAGCTCGCCGCGGCACAGATGAGCGGCTTCGGCGGGATGCTCTCCGTCGCGCTCAGCGGGGGCGCGCCGGCAGCGCGCCGGTTCGCCGAGTCGACGCGCGTCTTCCAGCTGGCGGAATCGCTCGGCGGGGTGGAGTCGCTGATCGGCTACCCCTCCGAGATGACCCACGCCTCGGTGCGCGGGACTGCGCTCGAGGTGCCCGACAACATCGTGCGCCTCTCCGTCGGCATCGAGGATGTCGCGGACCTCCTCGCCGACGTCGAACAGGCCGTGGGAGCGTGA